The following are encoded in a window of Kogia breviceps isolate mKogBre1 chromosome 12, mKogBre1 haplotype 1, whole genome shotgun sequence genomic DNA:
- the BBS10 gene encoding Bardet-Biedl syndrome 10 protein isoform X2, with protein sequence MAAAGSVRAALQVAEVLETVVSCSLGPEGRQVLCTKPTGEVLLSRDGGRLLKALHLEHPIARIHSSHEERSRPTKRNGKANGSTSQTAKLSLERRGNWSH encoded by the exons ATGGCCGCTGCGGGATCTGTGAGGGCGGCGTTGCAGGTGGCGGAAGTGCTAGAAACCGTCGTGAGCTGCAGCTTGGGGCCCGAAGGGCGGCAAGTTCTGTGTACCAAGCCCACTGGCGAGGTGCTGCTCAGCCGGGATGGCGGCCGCCTCCTGAAGGCGCTACACTTAGAGCATCCCATAGCCAG GATCCACTCATCCCATGAAGAAAGAAGCAGGCCCacaaagagaaatggaaaggccAATGGCTCCACATCACAAACAGCTAAACTGTCCTTGGAAAGAAG GGGAAATTGGAGTCACTGA
- the BBS10 gene encoding Bardet-Biedl syndrome 10 protein isoform X3: MAAAGSVRAALQVAEVLETVVSCSLGPEGRQVLCTKPTGEVLLSRDGGRLLKALHLEHPIARIHSSHEERSRPTKRNGKANGSTSQTAKLSLERSL; this comes from the exons ATGGCCGCTGCGGGATCTGTGAGGGCGGCGTTGCAGGTGGCGGAAGTGCTAGAAACCGTCGTGAGCTGCAGCTTGGGGCCCGAAGGGCGGCAAGTTCTGTGTACCAAGCCCACTGGCGAGGTGCTGCTCAGCCGGGATGGCGGCCGCCTCCTGAAGGCGCTACACTTAGAGCATCCCATAGCCAG GATCCACTCATCCCATGAAGAAAGAAGCAGGCCCacaaagagaaatggaaaggccAATGGCTCCACATCACAAACAGCTAAACTGTCCTTGGAAAGAAG
- the BBS10 gene encoding Bardet-Biedl syndrome 10 protein isoform X1 — translation MAAAGSVRAALQVAEVLETVVSCSLGPEGRQVLCTKPTGEVLLSRDGGRLLKALHLEHPIARMMVACVSSHIRKTGDGAKTFIIYLCHLLRELHAITDKEKDSFFSENIQTHGRHWKNCCQWKFISQALLTFQTQILDYVMDHYLSRHFLSIFSSSTKERPLCRSSLEMLLGAYFCGRVGRNNHNFVSQLMCDYFFKCTACESGFEEVLELVDDCFVELKVGVTGLPVSDSRIIAGLVLPRDFSVYCPADGDIRIVIVIETIQPLFSTFGSEFILNSEAQFRTSQFWITERTKAIMKYLQKQNVKLLLSAVKQPDLVIYCARLNGISVVECLSSEELSLIQRVTGLAPFVLPQASSQYELSNTAMVKFCKPFILRSKRYVHLGLISTCSFIPHCIVLCGPVQGLVEQHEDALHGAFKMLRQLFKDLDLNYVTQAGDQNCTSSPLIYKNRESNDLPEIVNGSIQRPYQDTVVKNKDELAKTQTYLKAYSNLVVPCVELETNILCSTPTVTLTSVTYQTDATLRCFSPDKARIMDDHEPFIDSNSANSTTENTRREISYENLQVTKNARKGSILPVRYKSLEMCTSQSYCFSSVPAGCVLPVGGNFEILLHYYLLSYAKKCRQSEETMVSMIIANALLGVPKILYKSKKGNYSFPQIYIRALHALQTNQPMISNQTGLESVAGKYQLLTSVLQCLTNILTIDLVINIKRQPQEIYDQDSEEEL, via the exons ATGGCCGCTGCGGGATCTGTGAGGGCGGCGTTGCAGGTGGCGGAAGTGCTAGAAACCGTCGTGAGCTGCAGCTTGGGGCCCGAAGGGCGGCAAGTTCTGTGTACCAAGCCCACTGGCGAGGTGCTGCTCAGCCGGGATGGCGGCCGCCTCCTGAAGGCGCTACACTTAGAGCATCCCATAGCCAG GATGATGGTGGCATGTGTTTCCAGTCATATAAGAAAAACAGGAGATGGTgctaaaacatttattatctatCTTTGCCATTTACTCAGAGAACTTCATGCAatcacagacaaggaaaaggattctttcttttctgaaaatattcaaaCCCATGGAAGGCACTGGAAAAATTGTTGTCAGTGGAAATTTATTTCCCAAGCTCTTCTAACATTTCAGACACAAATATTAGACTACGTTATGGACCATTACTTAAGTAGACACTTTTTGTCCATCTTTTCTTCATCCACCAAAGAGAGACCATTGTGTAGGAGCTCTTTAGAGATGCTCTTAGGAGCATACTTTTGTGGAAGAGTGGGAAGAAATAATCACAACTTTGTATCACAGTTGATGTGTGACTACTTTTTCAAGTGTACAGCTTGTGAAAGTGGGTTTGAAGAAGTACTTGAGTTAGTGGATGACTGTTTTGTCGAGCTGAAAGTTGGTGTCACCGGCCTTCCTGTTTCCGATTCCAGAATCATAGCTGGGCTTGTGCTTCCCAGAGACTTTTCTGTGTACTGTCCAGCAGACGGTGACATAAGAATAGTGATAGTAATAGAAACCATTCAGCCTCTTTTTTCAACTTTTGGATCAGAGTTTATTCTAAATTCAGAAGCACAGTTTAGGACATCTCAGTTTTGGATTACAGAAAGGACAAAagcaataatgaaatatttacagaagcaGAATGTAAAATTGCTCCTATCTGCTGTGAAACAACCAGACTTAGTAATTTATTGTGCAAGACTGAATGGCATATCGGTGGTGGAGTGTTTATCATCTGAAGAACTTTCTCTTATCCAGAGAGTCACTGGTCTCGCTCCCTTTGTTCTACCACAGGCCTCTTCTCAGTATGAACTCTCTAACACTGCTATGGTGAAATTTTGTAAGCCCTTTATTCTTAGATCCAAAAGGTATGTTCATCTTGGCTTGATTAGCACATGTTCGTTTATACCGCACTGTATAGTTCTTTGTGGTCCAGTGCAGGGTCTTGTTGAACAACATGAGGATGCTTTACATGGAGCATTTAAAATGCTTCGGCAATTATTTAAAGACCTTGATCTAAATTATGTGACACAAGCCGGTGACCAAAATTGTACTTCAAGTCCTCTTATTTATAAGAATAGAGAAAGTAATGACTTACCAGAAATTGTTAATGGCTCGATACAAAGGCCATATCAGGACACAGTTGTAAAGAACAAAGATGAACTGGCAAAAACTCAAACATATTTAAAAGCATATTCAAATTTGGTAGTTCCATGTGTAGAATTAGAAACAAATATATTGTGTTCAACACCAACAGTGACTCTAACCAGTGTGACATACCAGACAGATGCAACACTGAGATGTTTTTCTCCAGACAAAGCCAGGATAATGGATGACCACGAACCATTTATTGACAGTAATTCTGCtaactcaacaacagaaaataCTAGAAGAGAAATTTCTTATGAAAATTTACAGGTCACAAAAAATGCTAGAAAGGGGAGCATATTACCAGTGAGATATAAGTCACTAGAGATGTGTACTTCCCAGAGTTACTGTTTCTCGTCTGTACCAGCTGGTTGTGTTTTGCCAGTGGGTGGTAATTTTGAGATCTTGTTGCATTACTATCTTCTCAGCTATGCCAAAAAATGCCGGCAATCAGAAGAAACCATGGTTAGTATGATAATAGCTAATGCACTTTTAGGCGTTCCCAAAATCTTGTATAAGTCTAAGAAAGGAAATTACAGCTTTCCACAAATATATATAAGAGCTCTCCATGCACTGCAAACCAATCAACCCATGATAAGCAACCAGACAGGTTTGGAATCAGTTGCTGGTAAATACCAGTTACTAACTTCAGTTCTTCAGTGTTTGACAAACATTTTAACCATTGACTTGGTAATCAATATTAAGAGACAACCTCAGGAAATTTATGATCAAGATTCAGAAGAGGAACTATAA